The following coding sequences are from one Paenibacillus sp. FSL R5-0912 window:
- a CDS encoding glycosyltransferase family 4 protein — MSYNDGLNIMTTGLSWPSLQPGGLNTYFKSVCEQLSTRNLVHALICSQETPATPKELIIHNAGDPKETIWKRKDAFQRKAADLMGDGSGRIDILYTHFAPYGIGPAIEAKKRGIPVVMTFHGPWNEEMKIEGQGIKHKVKTTIAKSIEHKAYKLADKFIVLSDYFRGMLHDLHGVPLHKIIVIPGAANVERFVPSTNRLAVRRTLNLPEGATTVLTVRRLMNRMGLLQLLEAWKQVAERFPNAILLIGGKGPLRGELEEKIADYGLGNKVRLLGYIPDHELASYYQAADMFVVPSQALEGFGLITVEALASGLPVMATPVGGNKEILQGFRPELLFKSAGSDDMAEGMIHMLSNRKLLPGRDECRNHVLEKYTWQHVGDQVESVFLETLGKGVSVG; from the coding sequence ATGTCGTACAATGACGGATTGAACATTATGACGACCGGCCTCAGCTGGCCCTCGTTACAGCCCGGAGGACTGAACACCTATTTCAAATCCGTATGTGAGCAGCTCTCCACACGGAACCTGGTGCATGCCCTGATCTGTAGTCAGGAGACACCGGCTACCCCAAAGGAACTGATCATCCATAACGCCGGCGATCCCAAGGAGACGATCTGGAAACGCAAGGATGCCTTCCAGCGCAAGGCGGCGGACCTGATGGGAGACGGCAGCGGGCGGATTGATATCCTCTATACCCACTTCGCACCTTACGGCATCGGACCGGCGATTGAAGCGAAGAAGCGGGGCATTCCGGTGGTGATGACCTTCCACGGCCCCTGGAATGAAGAGATGAAGATCGAAGGTCAAGGCATCAAGCACAAGGTGAAAACAACGATTGCCAAATCGATTGAACATAAGGCTTACAAGCTGGCGGACAAATTCATTGTCCTAAGCGATTACTTCCGGGGTATGCTGCATGATCTGCATGGGGTGCCGCTGCACAAGATCATCGTCATTCCGGGGGCGGCCAATGTGGAACGGTTCGTGCCTTCCACCAACCGGCTGGCGGTCCGGCGGACACTGAATCTGCCGGAAGGCGCAACGACCGTGCTGACGGTCCGGCGGCTGATGAACCGGATGGGGCTGCTGCAGCTGCTCGAAGCCTGGAAGCAGGTCGCCGAGCGGTTCCCGAACGCGATTCTGCTGATCGGGGGCAAAGGCCCGCTGCGCGGGGAGCTCGAAGAGAAAATAGCCGATTACGGACTGGGCAACAAAGTCCGGCTCCTGGGCTATATTCCCGATCATGAGCTGGCCTCCTATTATCAGGCGGCGGATATGTTCGTCGTTCCTTCGCAGGCGCTGGAAGGCTTCGGCCTGATCACCGTTGAGGCGCTGGCCTCAGGACTTCCGGTGATGGCGACGCCGGTCGGCGGCAACAAGGAGATTCTGCAGGGCTTCCGGCCGGAGCTGCTGTTCAAGAGTGCAGGCAGCGATGATATGGCAGAAGGCATGATTCATATGCTGAGCAACCGCAAGCTGCTGCCGGGCCGTGACGAATGCCGGAATCATGTGCTGGAGAAATATACCTGGCAGCATGTGGGCGATCAAGTGGAGTCCGTATTCCTCGAAACTTTGGGAAAGGGTGTGAGCGTAGGATGA
- a CDS encoding glycosyltransferase family 4 protein, with translation MIKVAYIDHTAKWSGGEVALFNILTNIGEQIQPLVILAEEGTLAERLREKGIDVRIIPLDESIRSRGRNAVNLGAPAAAMKLLAYGRKLAPLLKEEKVDCVHTNSLKSAFYGAVAAKKAGVPLIWHIRDHIGAPYLKPVVAKAIRLLSRLLPNGVIANSHSTLNALELPRSKKTLVVYSAFAKAIGEGIGKRDQKDFNVLLVGRLAHWKGQHIVLEAAKAFKNDSRVKFWLAGDALFGEEEYKQELIQQMQQGNITNVSLLGHVDDIQGLMNKADLLIHTSITPEPFGQVIVEGMAAGLPVIASNEGGPVEIVVPGVTGMLIQPGDATVLADSITWMLNHPEERRRMADNGMKRVKEHFVIENTVKDIVAYYKGLLAVT, from the coding sequence ATGATCAAAGTCGCTTATATTGATCACACCGCCAAATGGAGCGGCGGAGAGGTTGCCTTGTTCAACATTCTCACCAACATCGGTGAACAGATTCAACCGCTGGTGATTCTGGCGGAAGAAGGCACTTTGGCCGAACGCCTGCGGGAAAAGGGCATCGATGTCCGCATTATCCCGCTGGATGAGAGCATCCGCAGCCGCGGACGCAACGCTGTGAACCTCGGTGCTCCGGCTGCTGCAATGAAGCTGTTGGCCTACGGCCGTAAGCTTGCTCCGCTGCTCAAAGAGGAGAAGGTCGATTGCGTGCATACCAATTCACTGAAATCGGCATTTTACGGAGCGGTGGCTGCCAAAAAAGCCGGGGTGCCCCTGATCTGGCATATCCGGGACCATATCGGAGCCCCGTACCTGAAGCCGGTTGTCGCCAAGGCGATCCGGCTGCTGTCACGCCTGCTGCCGAACGGCGTCATCGCCAATTCCCATTCCACACTGAATGCCCTGGAGCTGCCGCGGTCAAAGAAGACGCTGGTCGTTTACTCCGCTTTTGCCAAAGCGATTGGTGAAGGAATCGGCAAGCGGGACCAGAAGGACTTCAACGTCCTGCTGGTGGGACGCCTGGCTCACTGGAAAGGCCAGCATATTGTACTGGAAGCCGCCAAGGCCTTCAAGAATGACAGCCGGGTGAAGTTCTGGCTTGCCGGAGACGCGCTGTTCGGAGAAGAGGAATACAAACAGGAATTAATTCAGCAGATGCAGCAAGGCAACATTACCAATGTCAGCCTGCTGGGTCATGTAGATGATATACAAGGACTTATGAACAAAGCCGATTTACTGATTCACACGTCGATCACCCCCGAGCCGTTTGGCCAGGTCATCGTCGAAGGTATGGCGGCTGGACTGCCGGTGATTGCCTCCAATGAAGGCGGACCGGTTGAGATTGTAGTTCCTGGCGTAACAGGAATGCTGATCCAGCCGGGAGATGCTACTGTACTTGCAGACTCCATCACCTGGATGCTGAACCATCCCGAAGAGCGTAGACGGATGGCGGATAATGGAATGAAACGGGTGAAAGAGCATTTTGTCATCGAGAATACGGTCAAGGATATCGTAGCGTACTACAAAGGTCTGCTGGCGGTTACCTGA
- a CDS encoding glycosyltransferase, protein MKIAIAHDYLIQMGGAERVVEVFHHMYPDAPIFTTVFNGSRLTDNLKDADIRASWLQKIPGVKRNFKGVLPLYPMAVRDLDFSGYDIVLSSSSAFMKSIQVPESTFHLCYCHTPMRFAWDYDTYMERQSNSGLFKRLLKVYMQRLKSWDQRTSKNVNQFVANSSVVKTRIQNYYHRDSDVIFPPINTARFTSSPTIGDYYLIVSRLVSYKRIDLAVEAFNRNGVKLYIVGDGPDRKRLEGMAKDNISFLGRLEDEEVTGLMSQCRAFVFPGEEDFGITPLEANAAGRPVIAYQAGGALDTIIPYVNGVFFQHQEVDDLLQAIDEAESYAWDIEQIMGHARKFDEQAFMVQFKQYVEQAYVNFLKGG, encoded by the coding sequence ATGAAAATTGCGATAGCGCACGATTACTTAATCCAAATGGGCGGAGCGGAAAGAGTGGTGGAGGTTTTTCATCACATGTATCCGGATGCTCCGATTTTCACAACGGTTTTTAACGGAAGCCGCCTGACCGATAACCTCAAAGATGCGGATATCCGGGCCTCCTGGCTGCAGAAAATCCCCGGCGTGAAGCGGAATTTCAAAGGGGTGCTGCCGCTCTATCCGATGGCTGTCCGCGATTTGGACTTCAGCGGATATGATATCGTCCTTAGCTCCAGCAGTGCTTTTATGAAAAGCATCCAGGTGCCCGAGTCTACGTTTCATCTGTGTTACTGCCATACCCCCATGCGGTTCGCCTGGGATTATGACACTTACATGGAGCGGCAATCCAATTCAGGATTATTCAAAAGACTGCTTAAGGTATATATGCAGCGGCTGAAGAGCTGGGATCAGCGTACCTCCAAGAATGTAAACCAGTTCGTAGCCAACTCCTCCGTCGTGAAGACGCGGATTCAGAATTATTATCACCGGGATTCCGATGTCATCTTCCCGCCGATTAATACAGCCCGCTTCACCAGCTCCCCTACCATTGGAGATTATTATCTGATCGTATCCCGGCTGGTTTCCTACAAGCGGATCGATCTGGCGGTAGAGGCATTCAACCGTAACGGCGTGAAGCTGTACATCGTGGGAGACGGGCCGGACCGCAAGCGTCTGGAAGGCATGGCCAAGGATAATATCTCTTTCCTGGGGCGGCTGGAGGATGAAGAAGTGACAGGACTGATGTCGCAGTGCCGGGCTTTTGTTTTTCCCGGAGAAGAGGATTTCGGCATTACGCCCCTGGAGGCGAATGCTGCAGGAAGACCGGTCATCGCCTATCAGGCCGGAGGAGCGCTGGACACGATTATTCCTTACGTCAACGGCGTGTTCTTCCAGCACCAGGAAGTTGATGATCTGCTCCAGGCCATTGATGAAGCAGAATCCTATGCGTGGGATATCGAGCAGATTATGGGCCATGCACGTAAATTTGATGAGCAGGCGTTTATGGTCCAGTTCAAGCAGTATGTGGAACAGGCCTACGTCAATTTCCTAAAAGGAGGATGA
- a CDS encoding UDP-glucose dehydrogenase family protein, whose translation MKLAVIGTGYVGLVSGVCFTLNGNHVICVDKDEEKIKKLNRMESPIYEPGIEALIEMNLREGRLSFSADLKDSVRRSDIVILAVGTPSLPGGEADLRYIEGAAIEIAQAMEGYKIIMTKSTVPVGTNEKIRNLIASHTNHPFDIVSAPEFLREGSAIRDTLHPDRIVIGLDNPELEPTMRQLHQGFTDNVFVTDIRSAEMIKYASNAFLATKISFINEIANICEKVGADVTEVAEGMGMDRRIGSTFLQAGIGYGGSCFPKDTNALIQIAGNVDYEFKLLKSVVEVNKGQRFMIISKLHESLGSLRGAVIGIWGLAFKPNTDDVREAPAREIVEALVAEGATVKLYDPIAADNFRREYDHPQLRWCGLAEEAAEGSDAVCLLTDWSQFKDIDLHQLAGSMRRQVLIDGRNVYTKEQIEGTGLEYHSVGRPQMGGLSGFSASVAGAI comes from the coding sequence ATGAAACTCGCAGTAATCGGTACCGGCTATGTAGGTCTTGTCTCGGGCGTATGCTTCACCCTTAACGGAAATCATGTCATCTGTGTCGATAAGGATGAGGAAAAAATCAAGAAGCTGAACCGGATGGAATCCCCCATCTATGAGCCGGGCATTGAGGCGCTGATCGAAATGAATCTCCGCGAGGGCAGGCTGAGCTTCTCGGCCGATCTTAAGGATTCGGTCCGCCGCTCCGACATCGTCATCCTTGCCGTAGGGACCCCCTCACTGCCGGGCGGTGAAGCAGATCTAAGATATATTGAAGGGGCCGCCATTGAAATTGCGCAGGCGATGGAAGGCTACAAGATCATCATGACCAAGTCGACCGTACCCGTAGGCACCAATGAGAAAATCCGCAATTTGATCGCTTCGCATACGAATCATCCCTTCGATATTGTCTCCGCCCCTGAGTTCCTCCGTGAAGGCTCCGCGATCCGCGACACGCTGCATCCCGACCGGATCGTGATCGGACTTGATAATCCTGAGCTTGAGCCTACGATGCGCCAGCTGCATCAGGGCTTCACGGACAATGTATTCGTCACGGATATCCGCAGCGCCGAGATGATCAAATATGCATCAAATGCGTTCCTGGCCACTAAGATATCGTTCATTAACGAGATCGCCAATATATGCGAAAAAGTGGGAGCTGATGTAACCGAGGTAGCCGAGGGCATGGGAATGGACCGGAGAATCGGGTCTACCTTCCTGCAGGCCGGCATCGGTTATGGAGGCTCCTGTTTCCCGAAAGACACCAATGCGCTGATCCAGATTGCCGGCAACGTGGACTACGAGTTCAAGCTATTGAAATCGGTGGTCGAGGTCAATAAAGGACAGCGGTTCATGATTATCTCCAAGCTGCATGAATCGCTTGGCAGCCTGCGCGGCGCAGTTATCGGCATCTGGGGCCTTGCCTTCAAGCCGAACACCGATGATGTCCGCGAGGCGCCTGCCCGCGAAATCGTTGAAGCGCTGGTAGCTGAAGGTGCTACCGTCAAGCTGTATGATCCGATTGCCGCCGATAACTTCCGGCGAGAGTACGATCACCCGCAGCTCCGCTGGTGCGGACTGGCGGAAGAGGCTGCCGAAGGCAGCGACGCAGTATGCCTCCTGACCGACTGGAGCCAGTTCAAGGATATCGACCTGCATCAGCTCGCTGGGAGCATGCGCCGCCAGGTATTAATTGACGGCCGCAACGTCTATACCAAAGAGCAGATCGAAGGAACCGGCCTGGAGTATCATTCCGTCGGACGCCCGCAGATGGGCGGCCTTAGCGGCTTCTCCGCCAGCGTTGCTGGCGCGATCTAA
- a CDS encoding sugar phosphate nucleotidyltransferase: protein MKLVLLSGGSGKRLWPLSNDSRSKQFLKVLESPAGEPESMVQRVWRQLQETGMAESSYLATGRSQVEMIQSQLGSGVPIIVEPERRDTFPAIALTAAYLYSIAGVSPSETVAILPVDPYVESSFFDTVLQLESTMLESGANLALMGVVPEHASEKYGYIIPTSAEAGASGYLQVSHFQEKPDRKQAEELISRNALWNCGVFAFRLGYLLDILQRKGLPLNYEELQKQYKLLASISFDYEVVEKEENIVVQPYAGFWKDLGTWNTLTEEMTSNHVGKGFVTADSEGTCLINELDIPITVIGAKDLIIAASPDGILVTHKAESPRIKEVLKSFEQRPMYEERRWGHYKVIDYVKYAEGNEVLTKRIFISEGKNISYQLHHKRSEIWTIVSGEASIVLNEKMHNVKAGDVVRIPEGTKHAILALTDMEFIEVQTGSELVEEDNIRITLDWEDIALQQFIS, encoded by the coding sequence ATGAAACTAGTACTTCTATCAGGCGGTTCTGGTAAACGGCTCTGGCCCTTGTCCAATGATTCACGTTCGAAGCAATTTCTGAAAGTACTGGAAAGCCCGGCAGGTGAACCGGAATCCATGGTACAGCGGGTATGGAGACAGCTGCAGGAGACAGGGATGGCGGAATCGTCCTACCTGGCTACCGGCCGCAGCCAGGTAGAGATGATTCAGAGCCAGCTGGGCAGCGGGGTGCCGATTATCGTTGAGCCGGAGCGGCGCGATACCTTCCCTGCTATTGCATTGACTGCAGCATACCTGTATTCGATCGCCGGTGTTTCACCAAGCGAGACGGTAGCCATCCTGCCCGTCGACCCTTATGTGGAGTCGTCCTTCTTCGATACCGTTCTGCAGCTGGAGAGCACGATGCTGGAGAGCGGCGCCAATCTGGCGCTGATGGGCGTAGTTCCGGAGCATGCTTCCGAGAAATACGGCTATATCATTCCTACCAGCGCCGAAGCGGGAGCGAGCGGGTATCTGCAGGTCAGCCACTTCCAGGAGAAGCCGGACCGCAAGCAGGCTGAGGAGCTAATCAGTCGGAACGCCCTCTGGAACTGCGGCGTGTTTGCTTTCCGTCTTGGGTATCTGCTGGATATTCTGCAGCGCAAAGGACTGCCACTGAACTATGAGGAACTGCAGAAGCAGTATAAACTGCTGGCTTCCATCAGTTTTGATTATGAGGTGGTAGAAAAAGAAGAGAATATCGTGGTTCAGCCTTACGCCGGATTCTGGAAGGACCTGGGCACCTGGAATACGCTGACCGAAGAAATGACCAGCAATCATGTTGGCAAAGGTTTCGTCACTGCAGATTCCGAAGGCACCTGCCTTATCAACGAACTGGACATTCCGATCACCGTGATCGGGGCGAAGGATCTGATTATCGCCGCCAGCCCGGACGGAATTCTGGTTACGCACAAGGCGGAGAGCCCGCGCATTAAGGAAGTGCTGAAATCTTTTGAACAAAGACCGATGTACGAAGAACGCCGCTGGGGCCACTACAAGGTAATTGATTATGTGAAATATGCGGAAGGTAATGAGGTGCTGACGAAGCGGATCTTTATCTCTGAAGGTAAAAATATCAGCTATCAGCTGCATCACAAACGCAGTGAAATCTGGACCATTGTCAGCGGTGAAGCCAGCATTGTGCTCAATGAGAAAATGCATAATGTAAAGGCGGGGGATGTCGTACGGATTCCGGAAGGCACCAAGCATGCGATCCTGGCATTGACAGATATGGAATTTATCGAAGTGCAGACCGGCTCTGAGCTGGTGGAGGAAGATAACATCCGAATCACCTTGGATTGGGAAGATATCGCCTTGCAGCAATTTATTTCGTAG
- a CDS encoding PA14 domain-containing protein, protein MITYRKSRLLCTVLSLALLLTAVPLGLGGMPSSAEAASSSKAPVNPEASTEAVRLLDDLYSITGKGIITGQHDYLESPDEFSNKLKGTSGQYAALHGYELGVISGQSESTAAAQRRNVVNSAINWYKGGGIVAMTFHENLPGTAYLWSNVQKPLSQAEFNKYITPGTTQYTALIADLDKVAVSLKSLRDAGVPVLWRPYHEMNGNWFWWGKKNNFASLWNIMYDRFVNVHKLNNLLWVWNPNAPNAWSDPYALTYPGADKVDVLAADIYENDYMNKYHDGLLALANGKPIAIGENGQMPSTAKLQLSQKNWVYMMSWGKMLYETNTDATIKSFMSDSYTVTRDDYKAGTFAPSTPVPTATPTLVPTATPTPVPTATPTPVPTATPTPVPTATPTPVPTATPTPVPTATPMPVPTAMPIPTPPASNDTVTAPVVQNGLQGEYYKNMTLSGTPVLVRKDALLNFNWRQTAPDAKLGVDSFSIRWTGQIKPTFSETYQIITTSDDGIRVYIDGTAVINSWTKQSGTERTGSINLQAGQLYDIKVEYYENAGDANIRLMWQSPSQAKATVPTSALFVNTAASSASKAGLDAPAVTATPVPTATPLPVSTPTPVPTAAPTPTAAPTPTAAPTPTATPVPTAAPTPTAAPTPTATPTPTEGSTPENLTAEAPAVNGLVAEYFNNMTLSGAPAVVRTDAVLDFNWRQGTPDAAIGIDFFSVRWSGKLKPLYTETYQIYTTSDDGIRVRINGELVIDSWMKQSGTERTGSISLTAGQLYDIQVEYYENQGDARARLMWESPSQVKATVPASALFLPSAS, encoded by the coding sequence TTGATAACTTACCGTAAGTCTCGTTTGCTGTGCACTGTGCTGTCTCTGGCCCTTTTATTGACTGCAGTACCTCTGGGACTCGGCGGAATGCCTTCATCTGCAGAAGCTGCATCTAGTTCCAAAGCGCCCGTTAATCCGGAGGCTTCAACCGAAGCAGTCAGATTGCTGGACGATCTGTATTCTATCACTGGAAAAGGCATTATTACCGGCCAACATGACTATCTGGAAAGTCCGGACGAATTCAGCAACAAGCTGAAGGGAACCAGCGGACAATATGCTGCTCTTCACGGGTATGAACTGGGCGTAATTAGCGGGCAATCGGAAAGTACAGCAGCGGCGCAGCGCAGAAATGTTGTGAACAGCGCGATCAACTGGTATAAGGGCGGCGGCATTGTAGCCATGACTTTTCATGAGAATCTGCCCGGTACCGCATACCTCTGGTCCAATGTTCAGAAACCGCTGAGCCAGGCGGAATTCAATAAATATATTACTCCAGGTACAACACAGTACACTGCATTGATTGCAGATCTGGACAAAGTGGCAGTTTCACTTAAAAGCCTGCGGGATGCTGGTGTTCCCGTACTCTGGAGACCTTACCACGAAATGAACGGTAACTGGTTCTGGTGGGGGAAGAAAAATAACTTTGCTTCGCTTTGGAATATTATGTATGACCGTTTCGTGAACGTTCATAAATTAAACAACCTGCTGTGGGTATGGAACCCCAATGCACCCAATGCCTGGTCTGATCCTTATGCGCTGACCTATCCGGGGGCTGACAAGGTGGATGTACTCGCGGCAGATATATATGAGAACGATTATATGAATAAATACCATGACGGCCTGCTTGCCCTTGCGAATGGCAAACCGATTGCCATTGGCGAGAATGGACAAATGCCAAGCACGGCAAAGCTGCAGCTCTCCCAGAAAAATTGGGTATATATGATGAGCTGGGGAAAAATGCTGTATGAAACCAATACCGATGCTACCATCAAAAGCTTCATGAGCGACAGCTATACGGTGACCCGGGACGATTATAAAGCAGGCACATTTGCTCCGTCAACGCCGGTACCAACAGCAACGCCAACGCTGGTACCAACAGCAACGCCAACGCCGGTACCAACAGCAACGCCAACGCCGGTACCAACAGCAACGCCAACGCCGGTACCAACAGCAACGCCAACGCCGGTACCAACAGCAACGCCAACGCCGGTACCGACAGCAACACCAATGCCGGTACCGACTGCAATGCCGATCCCGACGCCCCCTGCTTCCAATGATACTGTGACGGCCCCCGTCGTTCAGAATGGTCTTCAGGGGGAATACTACAAGAACATGACGCTTTCGGGCACTCCGGTTCTGGTCCGGAAGGATGCGCTGCTGAACTTTAACTGGCGCCAGACAGCGCCGGATGCGAAGCTCGGAGTGGATAGCTTTTCTATCCGCTGGACGGGTCAGATCAAACCGACTTTCAGTGAAACCTATCAGATTATCACTACATCCGATGACGGTATCCGCGTCTATATTGACGGCACAGCTGTAATCAACAGCTGGACCAAACAGAGCGGTACCGAGCGTACAGGAAGCATAAACCTGCAAGCAGGCCAGCTCTATGATATCAAAGTGGAGTATTACGAGAATGCAGGCGATGCCAATATCCGTCTGATGTGGCAGAGTCCAAGCCAGGCGAAGGCAACTGTACCTACAAGCGCGTTATTTGTGAACACGGCTGCTTCTTCAGCCAGCAAAGCAGGCTTGGATGCTCCGGCAGTGACTGCAACACCAGTACCAACAGCAACGCCATTACCAGTATCAACACCAACACCGGTGCCAACAGCGGCACCGACGCCAACAGCGGCACCGACGCCAACAGCGGCACCGACGCCAACAGCAACACCGGTGCCAACAGCGGCACCGACGCCAACAGCGGCGCCAACACCAACAGCGACACCAACGCCGACAGAAGGTTCAACGCCGGAGAATCTTACGGCGGAGGCTCCGGCGGTGAACGGGCTGGTTGCGGAATATTTCAATAATATGACGTTGTCTGGTGCCCCGGCAGTGGTACGTACCGATGCAGTGCTTGACTTCAACTGGCGTCAAGGCACGCCGGATGCCGCAATCGGCATAGATTTCTTCTCTGTACGCTGGAGCGGTAAGCTCAAGCCGCTATACACTGAGACTTATCAGATTTATACCACTTCAGATGACGGCATCCGCGTACGGATCAATGGTGAGCTTGTGATCGACAGCTGGATGAAGCAGAGCGGGACCGAACGCACAGGAAGCATAAGCCTGACAGCCGGTCAGCTATATGATATACAAGTGGAGTACTACGAGAATCAAGGAGATGCCAGAGCACGCCTGATGTGGGAGAGTCCGAGCCAAGTTAAGGCAACGGTTCCCGCGAGCGCACTGTTTCTCCCTTCCGCTTCCTAG
- a CDS encoding glycosyl hydrolase, giving the protein MNTYRKYRLYTTIIPIILILSLLPWGEARSLPVARPVNTPAVSIKPVNPSASKEAAALLSYLSDLSGKGMISGQHDYLESPDEFNNKLKNASGQYAVLHGYELGAINNQSKETIARQRQAVVDSAIKWHKGGGIVAMTFHQNLPGTSPEWANVKMNLSQDKFDAYVTPGTPQYKALIAELDEVAGYLGELRDAGVPVLWRPYHEMNGNWFWWGHKDNFARLWDIVYDRMVNTHKLNNLLWVWNPNAPNEWAKPYSDYYPGASKVDVLAADIYNNDFKQSYYENLLMLADGKPIGIGESGELPDPVILSQTQSKWVYTMTWGKMLLENNNLQKIQSFMSNKYTVSRDDYKLALNAQINTLAAVSRNGLKGQYFGNTELSGKPMLTRNDNRIDFNWHGDSPAPGIGKDSFSVRWTGKIKPVYSEKYTFTASSDDGIRVWIGGKLIIDSWKKQSGVSREGSITLTAATAYDIKVEYYENHGDASVRLMWQSPRQKQALISQNALTLP; this is encoded by the coding sequence TTGAACACTTACCGTAAGTACAGGCTATATACAACAATTATTCCTATTATCCTTATCCTTTCACTTCTGCCATGGGGGGAGGCGCGCAGTCTTCCCGTAGCACGCCCCGTAAACACTCCTGCCGTTTCCATCAAACCCGTTAATCCCTCCGCTTCCAAGGAAGCTGCTGCACTGCTCAGCTATCTGTCCGATCTCAGCGGCAAGGGCATGATCTCCGGCCAGCATGATTACCTGGAGAGCCCCGATGAATTCAATAATAAGCTTAAGAACGCAAGCGGACAGTACGCCGTTCTGCACGGCTACGAGCTGGGAGCCATCAACAACCAGTCCAAGGAGACCATTGCCAGGCAGCGTCAGGCTGTCGTAGACAGTGCCATTAAGTGGCACAAAGGCGGAGGCATTGTAGCGATGACCTTCCATCAGAATCTGCCGGGAACCTCTCCCGAATGGGCTAATGTAAAAATGAATCTGAGCCAGGACAAATTTGACGCATACGTTACTCCGGGAACTCCTCAGTACAAAGCTCTGATCGCCGAGCTGGATGAGGTAGCCGGGTACTTGGGAGAACTGCGGGATGCCGGAGTTCCGGTTTTATGGCGTCCATATCATGAAATGAACGGCAACTGGTTCTGGTGGGGGCACAAGGATAACTTTGCCCGGCTGTGGGATATAGTGTACGACCGTATGGTGAACACACATAAGCTGAATAACCTGCTCTGGGTATGGAACCCGAATGCACCGAACGAGTGGGCGAAGCCTTACAGCGATTATTATCCGGGTGCCTCCAAGGTGGATGTACTGGCAGCCGATATTTATAACAATGACTTCAAGCAGTCCTATTACGAGAACCTTCTGATGCTGGCTGACGGCAAACCCATCGGTATCGGGGAGAGCGGAGAGCTTCCAGACCCTGTCATATTGTCTCAAACCCAGAGTAAATGGGTATATACGATGACATGGGGGAAAATGCTGCTTGAGAATAATAATCTCCAGAAAATTCAAAGCTTTATGAGCAATAAGTACACCGTATCACGGGATGATTACAAGCTGGCACTGAATGCTCAAATCAACACACTTGCTGCGGTATCGCGCAACGGTCTCAAGGGGCAATACTTCGGCAATACGGAGCTGTCCGGCAAACCGATGCTTACCCGGAATGATAACAGGATTGACTTCAACTGGCATGGGGATTCGCCGGCGCCGGGAATCGGCAAGGACTCTTTTTCCGTACGCTGGACCGGTAAGATCAAGCCAGTCTACAGTGAAAAGTATACTTTCACAGCCTCTTCTGATGACGGCATCCGTGTGTGGATCGGCGGCAAGCTGATCATTGACAGCTGGAAGAAGCAAAGCGGTGTCAGCCGGGAGGGAAGTATAACTCTTACAGCCGCAACTGCCTACGATATTAAAGTGGAGTATTATGAGAATCACGGTGACGCAAGCGTTCGTCTGATGTGGCAAAGCCCGCGCCAGAAGCAGGCGTTGATTTCCCAGAATGCGCTGACTCTTCCTTAA